In Leishmania panamensis strain MHOM/PA/94/PSC-1 chromosome 6 sequence, the following proteins share a genomic window:
- a CDS encoding 60S ribosomal protein L19, putative (TriTrypDB/GeneDB-style sysID: LpmP.06.0400) — translation MVSLKLQARLASSILGCGRARVWLDPNEAMEIQNANSRKSVRKLIKDGFIIRKPVKVHSRARWRKMKEAKDMGRHSGVGRREGSREARMPSKELWMRRLRILRRLLRKYRADKKIDRHVYRDLYVRAKGNVFRNKRNLMEHIHKIKNEKKKERQLAEQLAAKHQRDEQHRNKARKQELKKREKERERARRDDAAAAAQKKKADVAKKSAAPATKAAAVSPAKAAAVSVSRAAAAVAPAAKVAVPAKAAAPAAKAAVPAKKSKK, via the coding sequence ATGGTGTCTCTGAAGCTGCAGGCTCGCCTCGCGTCGAGCATCCTCGGCTGCGGCCGCGCCCGCGTGTGGCTGGACCCCAACGAGGCGATGGAGATCCAGAACGCAAACTCGCGCAAGAGCGTGCGCAAGCTGATCAAGGATGGCTTCATCATTCGTAAGCCGGTGAAGGTGCACTCGCGCGCGCGGTGGCGTAAGAtgaaggaggcgaaggacaTGGggcgccacagcggcgtTGGCCGGCGCGAGGGTAGCCGCGAGGCCCGCATGCCGAGCAAGGAGCTGTGGatgcgccgcctgcgcatTCTGCGtcgcctgctgcgcaagTACCGCGCGGACAAGAAGATCGATCGCCACGTGTACCGCGACCTGTACGTGCGCGCGAAGGGTAACGTGTTCCGCAACAAGCGCAACCTTATGGAGCACATCCACAAGATCaagaacgagaagaagaaggagcggcagctggcggagcagcttgCGGCGAAGCACCAGCGCgacgagcagcaccgcaacaAGGCTCGCAAGcaggagctgaagaagcgcgagaaggagcgcgagcGCGCGAGGcgcgacgacgctgctgctgctgcgcagaagaagaaggcggacGTTGCGAAGAAGTCTGCTGCCCCTGCTAcgaaggctgctgctgtctcccCCGcgaaggctgctgctgtctccgTCTcgagggctgctgctgctgtggcgcccGCTGCGAAGGTTGCTGTGCCGGCGAAGGCTGCGGCGCCCGCTGCGAAGGCTGCTGTGCCGGCGAAGAAGTCGAAGAAGTAA